The following coding sequences are from one Thunnus maccoyii chromosome 17, fThuMac1.1, whole genome shotgun sequence window:
- the tdrd15 gene encoding tudor domain-containing protein 15, translating into MLSVMGSEHQKSRDSGPSGPRALWPVDLKLTHLDWNPDATLIHFQGQYLTICELDYNILQGEIQNIPKTKAAVDIGEFCLMEDLTSARWYRGRVQNRKEDLFDVFLIDHGNVLSVDIAHISSCSNDLFILPPKIVCGFLANVLLLHGCSSSVVEDYLSSLIGRNVTGYIQALLPHKVLLLEAPDINDDLVRHGFGRHVDTDTFLLLVEMLTEVPLKQNIDPVPDLLIEKPRGQEFCFKSGLQGYEEILSFCGPKLSCGTRAKVRVTAAVNPGLFYCQMVSKETDLWEMSKKLAAVCEYRAKDQQQKTPENLGLLCSVKGKDGKWYRGFVQFLPVNSQVRVLFIDYGFFESVKVENVHRLPPDFYSTPIMAFPCSLSSLNIQDEAVRTQQLSFLKAGLLGGVLDVDISCFEEEQHLYSITVVSAQDNHVKEPEPIPELPRMKVGSDFETEDLSAQGGYLYYETIIGEVFSKTLEEEEVQEDSVFVGYVEHVQNPNHFWIRTQKRNDEFEEMMTKMADHFNQVKLDEDTLVDPDLGTLCCAVYEEDMHFYRGVVTDTLEHGAEVLFIDFGNIEKVPHMLIKKIPETFSSKSAFAICCTLVNVVPLDEVWTSTTSDFFRRAVSDKALLVHVVQMRRNKFVVDLYEMGSDTSQSISEFLISSKQAEYWNNLRIEPMIQNKTEVTEKTRCPRHSVTLDINGNAEWEDYEQIENTSKNEIKKAQVATSFKPLSIKPGCEFAVCCSYINSPSDFWCQPLDKVPALEELMSEVQQYYTTHTVPIQSGDSCCVAKSPLDGKWYRAFITDRQKGHARVILVDYGFTIQIKEHNLQTIMPEHVDLEGQAFRCSLYNLIEPVETKSCWEWNPEVCKSLKTFSNNSTGHLRCKVVSQLNVKNKELYNVVDLYNTQTQQSITKVLVEQGLAREATVSTKQLSTVFPESFVYSSFNLDIKSKEQVYVTHVSSQWEVYCHLERNTEIIEELGKKISEESEKMKQASRRAVVRKLCLAKYLDGIWYRGLAHPVQSPLHLSVFFVDYGNTNISEKTHVMFIPRDSAHLLYTPMQAVKCNLASVSKEELYADVKEWLDGAILNKLVRAVIVGKRNDGSFDVELFDGDVNINEKVKELILSLSPKPKTVVSFNTSSTKTKCSTLHKKGMKTPVKSKCQPKGQSSNSPTSNAYRGTRIGSAPQKKKENIKTYVKDQNKITKVKQQRENHDTKTEQPQHTEEAEIPQLSCLPNIKVSVGFRVKCFISHIDSVDRFFLQLSEDEPAILKMGEDLSSGVSRESLKTTPSLRINDLVLAEYEEDGALYRSVVKDYEGTCFKVEFVDYGNSAVIGKEKIYSIPKEYLSQPRFSISCSLLDTSTYENDASFTNAVMEKPLMVDFVRQYETHWKVKVEVLGGAVGLSAALEAAVETSTATKKEEEASASSSEIEEKVRSSEQTSLKVREDETRTESEAMTIEGENLSRKPPPVTLSTKLKVKSCRRYSRTPTRNKSDSKKIQRKTSKSSVRMKNDGADEAITPTTQAKDTENGAVLSVLSNGNFYVRLNKTSVLLAALESHIAENLHKCDMVAEEDIKQGLKCLVNVYKDNQWKRAVVQHVGQDKCQVLLVDYGLTEEIPSGSIRRQCSDMTKIPNLAVLCRMNCLGFSEGEHANKWWHETLKPMIDKEVKLVFVCYSEVDNLWMVEIVMNGLFLIHQITASLWENDDIIRSPAETQNKAAEGELILDTSPRQLTFAPIHIDKAYSGIAAAVATPFEFCVVLEDLLLVMNKVSIMFDDFPGQMSPLPEAHLIPGACCMLKSDTKNKWCRAEIVHVDTTVVLNLADYGHCECMPYNDISKLKRLPEEAMKLPKVTYPCILRGVKPVGLDGQWTDEAAVFFQQCLYQRDLQIFFREFVSNMHWKVDILVNGVHVSKELVDAGHAGYIDVMLGLRFQEQSPCKAPPPAPDSEEDCGPEDEGLDGKSDLSSEVSDEAEGKMPPGVVSGSSQCFLM; encoded by the exons aTGTTGTCAGTGATGGGCTCTGAACATCAAAA GTCTCGGGATTCAGGTCCGTCTGGACCACGTGCCCTTTGGCCAGTGGACCTCAAGTTAACTCACTTGGACTGGAACCCTGATGCCACCCTGATACACTTCCAGGGACAGTACCTGACCATATGTGAGCTTGACTACAACATCTTACAGGGAGAAATACAGAACATACCAAAGACCAAAGCTGCGGTGGATATCGGGGAGTTTTGCCTCATGGAAGATTTGACTTCAGCCCGCTGGTACAGAGGAAGAGTTCAGAACCGAAAAGAGGACTTGTTCGATGTGTTCCTCATAGATCATGGGAATGTCCTGAGTGTCGACATTGCCCACATATCTTCCTGTTCAAACGATCTGTTCATTCTGCCTCCCAAGATAGTTTGCGGATTTCTTGCAAATGTGCTGCTGCTTCATGGCTGTTCCTCTTCTGTGGTGGAAGATTACCTCTCAAGCCTGATTGGAAGGAACGTCACaggttacattcaagccctccTGCCCCACAAAGTCCTCTTACTGGAAGCCCCTGACATCAACGACGACCTTGTCAGACATGGTTTTGGGAGGCATGTGGACACAGACACTTTCCTCCTCTTGGTGGAGATGCTCACAGAGGTGCCACTCAAACAAAATATAGATCCGGTTCCTGACTTACTCATTGAAAAGCCAAGGGGACAGGAATTTTGTTTCAAATCTGGATTGCAGGGATATGAAgaaattctgtctttttgtgGGCCCAAATTGAGTTGTGGGACACGTGCTAAAGTGCGAGTAACTGCTGCTGTTAACCCTGGCCTGTTTTACTGCCAGATGGTTAGTAAGGAAACCGATCTTTGGGAAATGTCAAAGAAGCTGGCTGCAGTTTGTGAGTACAGAGCCAAAGATCAGCAACAGAAGACTCCAGAAAACCTGGGTCTTCTCTGCTCAGTTAAAGGCAAAGATGGGAAATGGTACAGAGGCTTTGTGCAGTTTCTCCCAGTGAACTCTCAAGTGCGAGTGTTGTTCATTGATTATGGATTCTTTGAATCTGTCAAAGTTGAGAACGTCCACAGGTTGCCACCTGATTTCTATTCAACACCCATCATGGCGTTCCCATGCTCACTCTCCTCCCTGAATATTCAGGATGAGGCAGTCAGAACTCAGCAGTTGAGTTTCCTCAAGGCAGGCTTGCTTGGAGGAGTGTTGGATGTGGATATCAGTTGTTTTGAAGAAGAGCAGCATCTGTACTCTATCACAGTAGTCAGTGCTCAAGATAATCATGTGAAGGAACCAGAGCCAATCCCGGAGCTTCCCAGAATGAAGGTTGGGTCAGATTTTGAGACAGAAGACTTGTCAGCTCAGGGTGGGTATTTATACTATGAGACAATCATCGGTGAAGTGTTCAGTAAAACcctggaagaagaagaggtgcAGGAAGACTCTGTGTTTGTGGGCTACGTCGAGCATGTCCAGAATCCTAACCACTTCTGGATTAGAACACAAAAACGCAATGATGAGTTTGAAGAAATGATGACAAAAATGGCAGATCACTTTAATCAAGTGAAGCTGGATGAAGACACACTGGTAGATCCTGATCTTGGAACACTGTGCTGTGCAGTGTATGAGGAAGACATGCATTTCTACAGGGGTGTAGTGACTGACACTCTTGAACATGGAGCTGAAGTTCTATTTATTGATTTTGGGAACATTGAGAAAGTGCCACATATGTTGATCAAGAAGATACCTGAGACATTTTCCAGCAAATCAGCGTTTGCCATCTGTTGTACTCTTGTTAATGTTGTTCCTTTGGATGAAGTCTGGACCAGCACTACCTCTGACTTTTTCAGACGAGCTGTGTCCGACAAAGCCCTGCTAGTCCATGTTGTCCAGATGAGAAGAAACAAATTTGTTGTTGATCTCTATGAGATGGGAAGTGACACCAGTCAGAGTATCAGTGAGTTCCTGATCTCTTCAAAACAAGCTGAATACTGGAACAACCTTCGTATAGAGCCTATgatacaaaataaaactgaggtgacagaaaaaacaagatgCCCAAGACATAGTGTGACATTAGACATCAATGGGAATGCAGAATGGGAGGATTATGAGCAGATTGAGAACACaagcaaaaatgaaatcaaGAAGGCCCAAGTGGCTACGAGCTTCAAACCTTTAAGCATCAAGCCTGGTTGTGagtttgctgtgtgttgctCCTACATCAACTCTCCATCAGATTTTTGGTGCCAACCTCTAGATAAGGTTCCGGCTTTAGAGGAACTGATGAGTGAagtacagcagtattacacGACTCACACGGTCCCCATCCAGTCTGGGGATTCATGTTGTGTTGCCAAGTCACCCCTGGATGGAAAATGGTACAGGGCCTTCATCACAGATAGGCAGAAAGGCCATGCCAGAGTGATATTGGTTGACTATGGCTTTACCATCCAAATCAAGGAGCACAACCTTCAGACCATTATGCCAGAACATGTTGATCTGGAAGGACAAGCTTTCAGGTGCAGCCTTTACAACCTGATTGAACCTGTTGAAACCAAGAGCTGTTGGGAGTGGAATCCAGAGGTGTGCAAATCTCTGAAAACGTTTTCCAACAACAGCACTGGACATCTAAGATGTAAAGTTGTCTCTCAGttgaatgtgaaaaacaaagagcTGTACAATGTTGTTGACCTCTACAACACCCAAACTCAGCAGAGCATAACAAAAGTGCTTGTGGAACAGGGCCTGGCAAGAGAAGCAACAGTCTCAACAAAGCAACTGTCAACAGTGTTTCCTGAGTCTTTTGTCTACTCTTCATTCAACCTAGACATCAAAAGCAAAGAACAAGTCTACGTCACTCATGTTAGTAGCCAGTGGGAAGTCTACTGCCACCTtgagagaaacactgaaattattGAAGAGCTTGGAAAGAAAATCTCGGAGGAGAGTGAGAAAATGAAGCAAGCCAGTAGGAGGGCTGTTGTAAGGAAGCTGTGCCTGGCAAAATACTTGGATGGAATATGGTACAGGGGCTTGGCACATCCTGTTCAGTCACCCCTGCATCTCAGTGTGTTCTTTGTGGATtatggaaacacaaacatatcTGAGAAAACCCACGTCATGTTTATTCCCAGAGACTCTGCTCATTTATTGTACACACCCATGCAAGCTGTGAAATGTAACCTTGCTTCAGTGTCCAAGGAAGAGCTCTATGCAGATGTTAAAGAATGGCTTGATGGAGCCATACTCAACAAGCTAGTGAGAGCTGTCATAGTTGGAAAGCGCAACGATGGTTCATTTGATGTTGAGCTGTTTGATGGAGATGTTAACATCAATGAGAAGGTAAAGGAGCTCATTCTCAGTCTTTCACCCAAACCAAAGACAGTTGTGAGTTTCAACACGAGCAgcacaaagacaaaatgttcaACTCTCCACAAAAAAGGCATGAAGACTCCAGTCAAGTCCAAGTGTCAACCTAAAGGGCAGTCTTCAAATTCTCCCACATCCAACGCCTACAGAGGCACTCGTATTGGGAGTGCaccccaaaaaaagaaagaaaacataaaaacctATGTGAAGGATCAGaacaaaatcacaaaagtaaaacaacaaaGGGAGAACCATGATACAAAGACAGAACAGCCTCAACACACCGAGGAAGCAGAGATCCCTCAGCTCTCATGTTTGCCCAACATAAAAGTGAGTGTGGGCTTCAGGGTGAAGTGTTTTATCTCCCACATTGACTCAGTCGACAGATTTTTCCTTCAGCTGTCAGAGGATGAACCTGCCATCTTGAAAATGGGTGAAGATCTCAGCTCAGGTGTCTCCAGAGAATCCTTGAAGACTACCCCATCACTGAGAATCAATGACCTTGTTCTGGCTGAGTATGAGGAGGACGGTGCTCTGTATCGTTCAGTTGTGAAGGACTATGAAGGGACCTGTTTCAAAGTTGAGTTTGTGGACTACGGAAACTCGGCAGTCATTGGTAAGGAGAAGATTTACTCAATACCAAAGGAATATCTCTCTCAGCCAAGATTCAGCATATCATGCTCCCTGTTGGACACAAGCACTTACGAAAATGACGCTTCTTTCACCAATGCTGTAATGGAGAAGCCTCTCATGGTTGACTTTGTCCGTCAATATGAAACTCATTGGAAAGTCAAGGTTGAGGTTCTTGGTGGAGCAGTTGGTCTTTCAGCGGCACTTGAAGCAGCCGTTGAAACTAGCACTGCAACCAAAAAGGAAGAAGAGGCTTCTGCAAGTTCATCTGAAATAGAGGAGAAAGTGAGATCCAGTGAACAGACCTCCCTCAAAGTTAGAGAGGATGAAACAAGAACTGAATCTGAAGCTATGACCATTGAAGGCGAAAATCTCAGCCGAAAACCACCACCTGTCACACTGTCAACCAAACTGAAGGTAAAATCCTGCAGGCGCTATAGCAGAACACCCACCAGAAATAAGAGTGATTCTAAGAAGATTCAAAGGAAAACCTCAAAATCCTCTGTCAGAATGAAGAATGATGGTGCAGATGAAGCCATAACTCCGACTACTCAAGCTAAAGACACGGAGAACGGTGCTGTTCTGTCGGTCTTGAGTAATGGCAATTTTTATGTGAGGCTTAATAAAACCAGTGTCCTCCTTGCTGCATTGGAAAGCCACATTGCTGAAAACCTACACAAGTGTGACATGGTGGCTGAAGAGGATATCAAACAAGGCCTCAAGTGCTTAGTTAATGTGTACAAGGACAACCAGTGGAAGAGGGCTGTTGTTCAACATGTAGGTCAGGACAAATGCCAGGTCCTCCTGGTGGATTATGGATTAACAGAAGAAATTCCAAGTGGCTCCATCCGACGACAGTGCAGTGACATGACAAAAATCCCAAACCTTGCCGTGTTGTGCAGGATGAACTGCCTTGGGTTCAGTGAGGGAGAGCATGCTAACAAATGGTGGCATGAAACTCTCAAACCGATGATAGACAAAGAAGTCAagctggtgtttgtgtgttattcaGAAGTCGATAACCTTTGGATGGTTGAAATAGTCATGAATGGACTGTTCCTCATTCATCAAATCACAGCCTCACTGTGGGAAAATGACGATATAATCAGATCCCCAGCAGAAACCCAAAATAAGGCAGCAGAAGGAGAACTTATCTTGGACACAAGCCCTCGTCAGCTCACCTTTGCTCCTATCCATATAGACAAAGCATATTCTGGCATTGCTGCTGCAGTGGCTACACCCTTCGAGTTTTGTGTTGTTCTGGAAGACTTGCTTCTGGTAATGAACAAAGTGTCCATCATGTTTGACGACTTCCCTGGGCAGATGTCTCCTCTTCCTGAAGCCCACCTCATCCCTGGTGCCTGCTGCATGTTGAAATCAGACACCAAGAACAAGTGGTGCAGGGCTGAAATTGTACATGTTGACACCACAGTAGTCTTAAACCTGGCAGATTACGGCCATTGCGAATGCATGCCATACAACGATATCTCCAAGCTGAAGAGGCTTCCAGAGGAGGCAATGAAACTCCCAAAAGTGACATACCCCTGCATCCTGAGAGGGGTGAAGCCAGTTGGATTGGACGGACAGTGGACTGATGAAGCAGCGGTTTTCTTTCAGCAGTGTTTGTACCAGAGGGACCTTCAGATCTTCTTTAGAGAGTTTGTATCAAACATGCACTGGAAGGTGGACATTCTGGTAAATGGCGTCCATGTTTCCAAGGAGCTGGTGGATGCTGGACATGCTGGTTATATAGACGTCATGCTAGGACTGAG GTTCCAGGAGCAGAGCCCCTGTAAAGCTCCACCTCCAGCCCCTGACAGTGAGGAAGACTGTGGCCCGGAAGATGAAGGCTTGGATGGGAAGTCAGATCTTTCCTCTGAGGTCTCTGATGAAGCTGAAGGGAAGATGCCACCCGGTGTTGTGTCCGGATCTAGTCAGT GTTTCCTGATGTGA